CGACAGACCCACTCCGTTGTCGGCGACTTCGAGGACGAGGAAGTTCTCCCGTTCCTCGCGCAGGGTGATCTTCACCTCGGGTTTTCGCTCGTGTCCCGGAGGAAAGGCGTGGCGGATTGCGTTCGTCAACAATTCGGTGAGGATGAGACCGCAGCAGATCGCCTGGTCCAGATCGACGAGCAGCGTCTCGGGAATGGCGAGGACGAAGCGGAGTTCGTGTCCGACCTTGCCATAGAGACTTCTGATGTGGAGGACTAGGTCTGCCGTGTACGCGGCCATGAGGATCGTCGAGAAAGATTCCTGTTTGTAGAGATGCTCGTGAATGAGGGCCATGGAGCGGATTCTCGTGAGTGTCTCCGTGAGATGTTCCCGGGCGAAGGGATCACGGACCTCCTGGAGTTGAAGGGACAGGAGGCTGGAGATGATCTGGAGGTTGTTCTTCACCCGGTGATGGACCTCCCGGAGAAGCACCTCCTTTTCGCGCAGAGAATGTTGCAGCCGCGCCTCCATCTCCTTCCTGTCCGTGATGTCGAGCTGAATGCCCGCCACGCGGCGGGGCATGTTTCCGCCTTTCGTTCCTCCATTGTCAATTGCCCGTCCCCGGTTGAGCATCCAGCGCCAGGAACCGTCCTTTGCACGGAGGCGCGCTTCCGTCTCGATGCGATTCGTTCCTGCCGCGAGGAGCATCTCCTGGGCGTGACGGAGGCGGGGGAGGTCCTTCTCGTGAACGAGCGCGAGAAAATCTTCCGTGGTGGATGGTGTCTCGGAGGAAGGATAGCCGAGCATGGATGTCCATCGGCTGTCCGGATGGAATGTTCCCTGTTCGGGTTCCCATTCCCAGACACCTATCTGGGCTGCGTCGAGGACGAATTCGAGGCGTTCCATCGCTTCCCGGAGGGCAAGTTCCGCCTGCTTGCGGGGCGTGACATCCACGAGGACGCCCGCAAAACGCAGCGCTCTCCCACGGTCGTTCCGCTCGACCACCTTACCCTTCCAGAGCATCCACTGCCAGGAACCGCTCCGGGAACGCATACGGCATTCCATGTCGAAGAAGTCCGTGTCGCCTGCCACGCAGCGGTTCAGGGTGTCGTCGAAGCGAGCCCCGTCCTCGTCGTGGAGGAGTGCGCGCCACGCCGAAAAGGACGAGGAACGATCTTCCGGTGTGTAGTCCAACGTGCTACATCCCCGGAAGCTTATGTCGATCTTGCCCGATGCGGCATCCCAGTCCCATACTCCCACGTCCGCGCCTTCGAGAGCCATGTGGAGGCGATCTTCCGCCGTGCGGAGGGCAGCGGTTCGGAGCAGCACCAGGGACTCGGCGTGTTCCTTTCGGGAAAGCGAGAGGAAGAGAACGGAGCCGAAGAGTACGGTGAGAAGCATGCCGAGGGGAGGAATCCAGAGATATCCGAGAGGCAGGTTGTCCGCCATGTAGTGCCCCTCGGTGCGGATTTTCACGGCCCATTGGCGGTCGCCGAGGGGAAACTCCCGGAGTATTTGGAGGTTTTCCGACAGTACGACGGCGTTTCCAGAATCCTCCAGACGCGGTTTCCAAAAGGCGAGCGTCTGTTGTTCCGAGGGTGCGGAGAGATCAATAACCCAGGTGGAGAGGCCGATGGGTTTCGTCGCGGTGATGACCGTCGCGAGCACGTCGTAGGGCGCGAGAATTCCTCCCACGAAGCCGAGAAGTTCTCTCGTTTCCGCGTCGTCGTTTCCATGACGACGGTTCCGAAAAACCGGTTCCAGGCCGAAAACCAGGAACTGTTCCGGCGCGTCCCCTTCGGAGGAAAAACGTCCCGAGACGGCGAGGCGTTCGCCTTCCCAGGCGCGTTCCAGAGCTCCCTGCACGGTGGGAATCGTGAGAAGATCCGTGTTCTGCAGGCGAGAAAGCTCGGGCTCGGCCTTGAGGTACAAAACGGGGCAGGTGAGCACACGAGAAGAGGCGGAGTCCGGAGCGCCCGCGGCATCCTCACCCCAATCGCGAATTTTAATGGAATGAACGTCCTGTTCGGGAAGGATGGTGCGTCGTTCCTGCCGGTCCGGCAGTGGAGAAACCACGAGAGGAGCCCAGAAGAACCCCCGGAGACCGTTGCGGTCGTGCAGCACTGGGGTGGTGAACGTGCTGAATTCCTCGGGGGTGACGACGTCGGATCCTTCGAAGAAGCGCTGCAGCGCGCTGATTTCGAGAAGCCGTTCCCGGAGGTTGTCCGCGACGGCGGTGGCACGGAGTGCCGCGTCCCGCTCGAAACGTTCCCGGAAAAGCGCATGAGAGCGTTCTCTCTGGGAGACGGCGATCCAGCCGGTACACAGGAGCCCCAGGAGGACGCAGAGGAGAACTCCGTATCGGGAGGCCCGAGACGAAGAGAGGCGAGAGAAGACATTCGGGATGCGAAGAGCCTTCATGGCCATACCCCCGTTTCTTTGGAGAGCCTTTCCCGGAAATCGGCAAAAATGCCTTCGCACGACGAGGAAATCCCTTTCACGTCGGAGTTCTTTCGACGGCGGATGTCGTTTCACCTTCTCCATCGTATCGGTGCTGCAAAATGCCTGAGAAGTGCAGTAAGAGTTTACGTGTTGTCTTCATCGAAGGCAATGGGCTCTCTCAACACTTCCATGGATGCTGATGCCGTATGTTTTAGAAGCCATTATGGAAAATGCGGTCGCCTTATGATACCGTAGCGAAACGGAAGCCTTTCCACGGTTTCCCGAGTTCGTGCAGGGACGGTGATGCGCATGCGACGTGTAACGGAACGTTCGGTCTTGCGGGAGGAACTCCGCCGCCTCCGGAGCGGTGGAACGCTGGGACTTGTTCCCACCATGGGATATCTTCACGAGGGGCATCTTTCCCTGGTGCGGCGATGCAGGATAGAGAACACCTTCACGGTCGTCTCCATTTTCGTGAATCCCACACAGTTCGGTCCCCAGGAGGATCTCGCCAGGTATCCTCGGAGCCTCGACAGGGATCTCCGTCTTCTGGAGGCGGAGGGCGCCGATTTGGTCTTTGCTCCGGAGCCGGAGGAGATGTACGCACAGGACGCCTCTACCTGGGTCGAGGAGACGTCTCTGAGTCGGGGTCTCTGCGGTGCTTCACGCCCCGGGCATTTCCGGGGCGTCTGTACGGTGGTGCTCAAACTTTTCAACCTCGTTCAGCCGGATCGGGCGTACTTCGGCCAGAAGGATTTTCAGCAGGTTCAGGTGATCCGCCGCATGGTGCGCGACTTGGATGTCCCCGTGGAGATCGTCTCCTGCCCTATTGTCCGCGAGCCCGACGGCCTCGCGATGAGCAGCCGCAACGTCTACCTTTCGGAAACGCAGCGCGGTTCCGCCCTTCGTCTGAGCCGGGCTCTCGAAAGGGCGCGGTTTCTCTTCGACCAGGGAGAACGGCGGGCGGACAGACTGCTCGGAGACGTGCGAGCCTTTCTGTTGGAGGATCCCGCCGTGGCGGTGGAGTACGCCGAGTTGCGGGACGCGGTGACCCTGGAACCCGTAGAGGCGGCGGACGCCCCGGTGGTGCTCGCCCTTGCCGCCCGAATTGGAAATACCAGGCTCATCGACAACACGGTGCTCTCCCATGTGCCCGAATCAGGATCGTAATGGGCGGGGAGAGTCCGTTTCCGAAGGTGTGCTCTGCCGAGAGGAGGTCGAGGCCTTCGGACCGGTGACCATCGTCGGCTGCGGTGCCCTGGGCGGGCGTTTCGCTGTCTCGCTGGCCGCTGCAGGGGTGCGGGTTCAGGCCCTCCAGCGGCGGGGAGAGCATTTCGATGTCTGCCGGGAGCGGGGGCTCCTCTACGTGGACGCCCGGGGGGAGGAGTGCCGGGTGCGCTTCCCCCTGAGCGACGATCCGGGGGAGCTCGCCGAGAGTCCTCTTGCGGTGGTCTTCGTGAAGAGCGGCCAGACCGGGGAAGTGGCCCCTCTCGTGGCGCGGTGTCTTACCCGGGACGGCATCGTCCTGTCGCTGCAGAACGGCCTCGGCAACGGAGAGGCCCTTGCGCAGGTCCTCGGTGAGGAGCGGGTTGCCCTCGGCGTCACCACCTGCGGGGCCCGGCGCAGCGCTCCGGGAGTCGTCCACTGGGGCGGGGATGGAGTGACCCGCATGGCTCCCCTGAGGCCATCGAGGGATCTTTCCCGGATCGCCGCGCTCTTCCGCGCCGGAGGATTCGTGGTGGAACTCCTCCGTGAACCCTGGCGAGCGGTTTGGGAGAAGGTAATCCTCAACGCCGCGGGAAACCCCGTGAGCGCCCTGCTTCGCTGCTCCAACGGAGAGCTGTTCCGAAACGCTTCCGCCCTCTCTCTGATGCGTCGCCTTCTCGTCGAGGGGGTGGCGGTGGCCCGGGTTGAGGGGATGTTTTTCGACGAGGAGGAGCTATGGTCCTCGCTGCTGCTGGTGCTGGAGCGCACGGGCACGAACCGGACGTCCATGCTGCAGGATGTGGAGCGGGGAACTCCCACGGAGAACGGGGCAATCAGCGGGGCGATTCTTCGCAGGGGCATCGCCCGGGGCGTCGCAACTCCCGACACGGCCTGCGTCGTGGCGTTGATGGAAGCGCTGGACGAGGCGATGAAGAAACGAAAACGACAGTCTTCCGATGGGGGGAAAATGTGCGAATGAAAAAGATGACGGTTCTTCTCGGAAGTCCGAGACGCGGAGGAAACAGTGAAATGCTGGCGGATTCCCTGGTGCGGGGATTCGGCGGAACCGGTGGAGAGGCGCTGACGATCCGCCTCGCGGACCTGCGCCTCGGAGGATGCGTGGATTGCCGTAGGTGCTGGAGCAGTGGCCGTCCCTGCGTGATCGACGACGACATGCAGTCCGTCTATCTCGCCCTCGACGAGGCCGAGATCGTGGTGTTCGTGTCGCCTCTCTATTGGTGGAGCTGGTCCGCGCAGATCAAGCCCGTGTGGGATCGCCTGATCCCCTATGGGGCCGACGGTGCTCCCCGGAATCTTTCTGGGAAGGGGGCGATCCTTCTGGCCACTGCGGGAGACGACGACCCCGGCTGCTTCGAAGGACTCCGTTTCTCCTTCGCTAGGGGTACGGAGTATCTGGGCATGATGCACCTGGGGGAGATCTGTGCTTCCGGAGTGAACGCGAAGGGAGCAATCCAGGGGAGCGAGTGGCTTGAAAAGGCGGAGGCGTTGGGAAGATCCCTTTCTGCGTAGGGAACCTCTGAAGAGCGCTGAGCCAAGCTCGCAACAACGAGAGACGATCAGGCTCAAGGGCGGGAGAACTCTCTGCCATCAGAGCTTCCGTGGGAAGAGGGCTTCCGTTCTCGGATGTCCTCTCTGGCTTCGAGAGGTGCGTCGTTTTCGAGGCAAGACGGGCCGGGCCTTTCTCCCGCGAGGGGAGACGCTTTTCTGTGCTACAATTCTTCGAGCAGCGGAAGAGTGATCCGCCGCTGAAATGAAGGGTGCGGTTTCGTCAGGGTAGGGCGGAACGCAGCACCGGAGGAGGAGAGACTCATGTCTGAATGCACCATGCAGCATCCGTCGGAGGATCTGCCCCAAAGAACGGCCGGTCAGCTTCTGTCGGAACGAGGGCTGCTGAAGGGGGCCGTGGCGGCAAAGGTGGAGGAGCGGCTTGTCGATCTCTCGAGCGCACTCGCCGAGGGGATGACGGTCGAGCCGGTTCCGGGTGAGAGCGAAGAAGGGCTTGACGTCCTGCGCCATTCCGCCTCGCATCTCATGGCTCAAGCGGTGTGCCGCCTCTTTCCCGGCACGAAGCTGGGAATCGGTCCAGCCATCAAGGACGGTTTCTATTATGACATGCAGATTGCGGGACAGCTCACCGAAGAGGATCTGCCCCGCATCGAAAAGGAAATGGCCCGCATCGTGAACGAGGGACTCGCGGTGGAACGTGTCCTTCTTCCCCGGGAGGAGGCGCTCGCGCTTTTCAAGGAACGGGGAGAGAGTTACAAGGAGGAACTGATCCGGGATCTGCCGGACGAGCAGATCTCCTGCTACCGCCAGGGGGAATTCATCGACCTTTGCCGGGGTCCCCACGTGCCGAACACCAAGATGCTCCGACACGTGAAGCTCCTCTCTGTCGCGGGCGCATACTGGAGGGGCGACGAGAAGAATGCCATGCTGACCCGGGTGTACGGCACGGCCTTCGCGAGCGCCCAGGCACTGGAGGACTATCTGAAGAGGATTGAGGAGGCGAAACGGCGGGCACACCAGAAGCTCGGAAAGGAACTTGATCTCTTCAGCATCCAGCCCGAAGGGCCGGGCTTCCCCTTTTTTCACCCCAAGGGCATGGTGATCATCAACACTCTCGTGGACTTCTGGAGAAAAGAGCACCTGCGCCGGGGCTATTGCGAGATCCGTACCCCTCTCATTCTCGACCGGGACCTGTGGATCCGCTCCGGGCACTGGGACCACTACCGGGAGAACATGTACTTCACCAAGATCGACGATCGGGACTTCGCCGTGAAGCCCATGAATTGTCCTGGGGGGATGCTGGTCTACAAGTCCCAGCTCCGGAGTTACCGGGATCTGCCCCTCCGCATGGCCGAACTCGGAACGGTACACCGCCACGAGCGCTCCGGTGTACTTCATGGGCTCATGCGGGTCCGCTGCTTCACCCAGGACGACGCCCATCTCTACGTCACGCCCGAGCAGATCAAGGACGAGATCCTGGGCATCATGGACCTGATGCACTATGTCTATAACGACGTGTTCGGTTTCAAGTACCGGGTGGAGCTGTCCACGCGCCCCGAGAAGGCTATGGGCGATCCCGTCATGTGGGAAAAGGCGGAGCAGGCTCTCCAGGAGGCGCTGGAAGAAGGGGGCGTTTCCTTCAAGATCAACCCCGGCGACGGTGCCTTCTACGGTCCGAAGATCGACTTCCACCTGGAGGACTGCATCGGCAGGACCTGGCAGTGCGGAACGATTCAGCTCGATTTCCAGATGCCCGAGAAATTCGACATCACCTACGTGGGCTCCGACGGGGCACAACACCGTCCCGTCATGCTGCACCGGACGGTCTTCGGAAGCCTGGAGCGCTTCTTCGGCATTCTCATCGAGCACTTCGCAGGGGCCTTTCCCTATTGGCTCGCTCCGGTGCAGGTGAAGCTGCTTCCGGTGAAGGACGCCCATCTTCCCTACGCCCGTGAGGTGGAGACCATGCTGCGTGGTTGGAACGTGCGGGTCGAGAAGGACCTCCGGGACGAGAAGCTGGGCAAGAAGATCCGCGATGCCCAGTTACAGAAGGTCCCCTACATGATTGTTCTCGGGGACCGGGAAGTGGAGACTCGTTCTCTCTCCGTTCGGGAGCGGACAAAGGGGGACTTGGGGAGCCTCTCCCCGGATTCGTTCCGGGAACTGCTCCGCGAGGAATTCTCTCCGCTGTAGCCATGTTTGTCTGCGGCCTCCGGACATCTCGTCCGGGGGCCGTTTCTTTATTCCCGCACTTCCCTGCGGATTTTCTTCGCTGTCGCACTTCCCAAGGCGGAGGCGAACGTGTATTGTAAAGAGGTGTGATTTCCTGATATTTCCTGAGGAATAGCAGCATTTCCCCGGGCCGGCCGGGGTACGAAAAGCGAAGGAGACGAGAAGCCATGGCGGAACGATACATGCTTCGGTGCGTTCTCTGCGGCGCCTCTCCGAAGGTGGAGGCTCGCGTCTATACCTGCCCCCGTTGTGGTCTCGACGGAACGCTGGACGTGTGCTACGACATGTCCGCACTTCGGGGACGCGTGACCGGCGAGACCTTCGAGGCGTCGGGACGGCGGGATCTGTGGCGCTACGAGTCCCTTCTTCCCGTGGCGGCGCGGACCTCCATTCCACCTCTCCAGGTGGGATGGACGCCCCTCTATGCGTCGGCGAAACTGGCGGAAACCTACGGCGTGGCGGAGGTGCACGTGAAGGACGAGGGACGCAACCCCACGGCGTCCCTGAAAGACCGTGCCAGTGCCGTGGGCGTCGCAAAGGCCCTGGATTTCGAACAGAAGGCCATCGCCTGCGCCTCCACGGGAAACGCAGCGAGTTCCCTCGCGGGTTTTTCCGCCGTGGCGGATCTTCCCTGTTACATCTTCGTCCCCGAGAGGGCGCCCGCAGCAAAGGTGGCGCAACTCCTCGTCTATGGCGCCACGGTGGTCCTGGTCCGGGGAAATTACGCGGTGGCCTTCGACCTGGCCACCTGGGCGATTGAAAGATTCGGCTGGTACAACCGCAACTGTGCCATCAATCCCTACCTGGTGGAGGGGAAGAAGACCTGCGGGCTCGAAATCGCCGAGCAACTCGCCTGGCGGATGCCCCACCGGATCTTCATCTCCGTCGGTGACGGCTGCTGCATCAGCGGTTTGTACAAGGCCTTCCGGGATCTTGTGGACCTGGGGCTCATCGACACGCTGCCGCGTCTCGTGGGCGTCCAGGCCGAGGGGTGTGCTCCCGTCGCGGAGGCCTTCGACGCAGGAGCGGAGCGCGTGACCTTCCGTTCCGGAGACACCCTGGCGGATAGCATCGCCGTGGGGGCTCCGCGAAACTGGGCGAAGGCGCTGCGTGCGGTCCGGGAGAGCCGGGGCGACATGGTTCGAGTTACTGACGGGGAGATTCTCTCGGCCATGACGGAACTCGCCCGGACCGCAGGGGTCTTCGGAGAGCCCGCGGGGGTGACCGCCTTCGCGGGATTCCGCAAGATGGCCCTGGCGGGAAAGATCGGCAGGGACGAACGGGTGGTCATCGTCGTCACCGGAAACGGCCTGAAGGATGTAGACAGCGCCCGCAAGGCCGTGCCGGAACCCATCCTGGTGGAGCCGGACCCGGAGGATCTGCTGCGGAAACTGGGAAACATCGCTCGCTGAGGACGGAAGAGGAGGAGAGAAACGTGGCTGCAAACGAACGCGCGCTTGTCTGGGGTCCCACCTTCGAGGAAATGCTCCATCCCGAGAAGATGCCCGCCGCAGTCCGGAAGCGGGCTGTCGAGGCGGCGAAAACGGATCCCCTCGATCCGGTGAACCTTTTCAACATCACCTGGAAGGACGAGAACTGCCGTCCCTATTCCATGGTTCTACCAAAGGAACTCACCGGCATCGACGCTCCCGTGGTGGTGCTCTACAGCAAGGATTTCCCCACGGGATCGCACAAGGTGGGGGCCACCTATTCGGTGACCCTGGAACATCAGCTCGAAGGAAAGATCGCGCCCGGTAGGGACACGCTGGTCTATCCCTCCACGGGGAACTACGGCATCGGTGGCGCCTGGGTAGGTGCCCGCATGGGCTACGATGCCCTGGTCATCCTCCCGGAACTCATGAGCCAGGAGCGCTTCGACCGGATCGCGAGCTATGGGGCCCGGTACATCAAGACGCCGGGATGTGAGTCGAGCGTGAAGGAAATCTTTGACAAGTGTCACGAATTACGGCGAGAGCCGAACACGGTGATTCTCAACCAGTTCGAGGTCATGGCCAACTACCGCTGGCACTACTTCGTCACGGGAAACACCGCCGCGGAGGTGGTTCGGGATCTGGGCGCGCAGGGTGTCGGAAATGGGCGCTGCGCCGCCTTCGTCTCCTCCATGGGATCCGCGGGGACCATCGCCGCGGGGGACCGACTAAAGCAGCTTTTCCCCTCCTGCCGGATTGTCGGGCTCGAGCCCACCCGGTGCCCGACCCTGTATTCCAATGGCTACGGCGACCATGACATCCAGGGAATCGGCGACAAACACGTCACGTGGATCCACAACGTCCTCAACATGGACCTCCTGGTTTGCGTGGACGACATGGAGTGCAAGAAGGGATTGCAACTCCTGACGGACCCTGTGGGGATGGCTTGGCTCCGCGAGAATGGAATCTCCGAGGAGAACATCCGCCTCATGGCCTCCATTTTTGGCATTTCCGGCGTGTGCAATGTCCTGGGTGCTATCAAGGCGGCAAAATTCTACGGTTTTTCCAAGAATGACATGCTCGTCACGGTCTGCACCGACGCGATTGACCGGTACCATTCGGTGATGCGGCAACTGGACGAGCGCTTCGGCGGAATGACCCGGGAAGAGGCGAAGCTGCGGCACGAGACACTTTTCCTGGGGCAGCGCACGGACTGGGTGCAGGAAGGAACCCGGTTGAACCGGGAACGCTGGTTCAACCTGAAGTACTACACCTGGGTGGAACAGCAGGGAAAGACCGTGGCCGAACTGGATGCCCAGAGATCCCCCGCCTGGTGGGAAGCCCACCAGGCGAAGGTCGCCGACATAGATGCCAGGCTGCTCACCCTGCGGGGATAGGATCGTGGTTTTCGTGCGCCGCACCACGCTCCGTGTGCTTCTTCTCTGTGTGGTTCTCCTGTGCCGGGATGCCTCCGCCAGAGAGATCCGGCTTGCCCACCTCAATCCCCAGCGCCCTTTCGAGGTGGCCACTGCCGCGATGGCCCAGGTCTTCAAGAGTATGGTGGAGGCGGGCAGCGGCGGAAGTCTTCAGGTGGCGCTCCTCCCCGAGGGAGAGCCTGGAAACGAGCGGGAGTGCATGGAACAGGTGCGGGCGGGGGTATTGCAGAGCTACATCGCCTCCGCCGGAGGAATGGCCCCCTTCTACCCGCTGGTGGGCGTTCTGGACATTCCCTTCGCGATCCGGGATTTTTCCGTGGCGTGGAGGGTCTACGACGGTCCCTTCGGCGAACTGCTCCGGCAGGACATCCTGGAGAAATCCGGATTTCGCGTGCTCGGCTTCGGAGAGGCCGGCGGATTCTTCCAGATTTCCAACAACAAGCGCCCAATCCTCTCCCCGGAGGACATGGAGGGGCTCCGTATGCGGGTTATGGCGGTTCCTTCACAGGAAAATTTCATGCGAGCCTTTGGAGCCGTTCCTGTGGTCATGCCTTGGTCCGAGGTGCGCACTGCTCTTGAGACGGGAGTCGTGGACGGGCAACACAACCCCGTTCCCATCCTGCTCGCCGGAGGGCTCCAGACGGTACAGCGCTATCTGACGCTCTCGAACCACCTGTACAGCGTCTATTTCTGGGTCATGAACGACGATTTCTACCGGTCTCTCACTCCGGAGGAACGGCGTGTGGTGGATGAGGCGGCCCGGGTGGCTATCGTCGCGGGACGAGGGCTCAATCGAATTCTCGAGGCCTCCGGAAAGGAGCGTGCCCTTCTTGAAGAGGCGGGGATGCGGATTGACGTGCTCTCTCCAGAGGCGACGGAAGCGTTCCGCCGGATCGGCCGTGCCTCCGCCCTGGCGTTTCTCGCCGAATCGTCCGGCGAGGAGGGACGACGGATGGCAGAACGCTATCTCGACGCAATACGTGCTGCGGAAAAGGAAGTGGAGTGAACGCTCCGGCGAAATGGGAAGGGGCGTGGGGAATTGTTTCCGTTCGGGAACGACGGAAAGGGGAGTCGAGACGGATGCGTGTCGGAGCCGAAGAAGTACGGCGGCTGGCGGAAGCTTGCCTGCCGGACATAACCCGCTTTCTGCGGGACATGGTGGCGATTCCGAGCGAGAGCGGCAACGAGGAACGGGTGATCCAGAGAATCTGGCAGGAGATGGAGAGGGTCGGCTTCGACCAGGTGGAAATCGATCCCATGGGGAACATTCTTGGCACGGTGGGAAGCGGAAGACACCTCATCGCCATGGATGCCCACATCGACACGGTGGGGGTGGGCAACCGGGAACTCTGGACCTTCGATCCCTACGAGGGATACGAGGATGAACAGTGCATCGGCGGACGAGGTGCGTCGGACCAGAAGGGCGGCATGGCCTCCATGGTCTACGGAGCGAAGATCATCAAGGAACTGGGGCTTGAGGGGGACTATTCACTCCTCGTGACGGGAACGGTGCAGGAGGAGGACTGCGACGGCCTCTGCTGGCAGTACATCGTCCAGGAGGATGGCATCCGCCCCGAGTTCGTGGTCTCCACGGAGCCCACCTCCTGCAAGATCCACCGCGGCCAGCGGGGACGGATGGAGATCCGGGTGTCCGTGTCGGGTCTCTCCTGCCACGGTTCCGCGCCGGAGCGCGGAGACAATGCCATCTACAAGATGGCGCCCATCCTGCTCGAACTCCGGGCGCTTCACGAAAACCTTCGGGATCATGAATTCCTTGGCAAGGGGAGCCTCACCGTCTCGGAGATATTTTTTTCCTCCCCCTCCCGGTGCGCTGTGGCGGATGGCTGCAGCATCTCCATCGATCGACGCCTTACCGGGGGCGAGACGGCGGAGTCCGCTCTGCGGGAGATCCGGAACCTGCCGGCGGTGAAAGCCGCGGGTGCCACGGTGAGTATGTACGACTACGCCGCTCCTTCTTACCGCGGGCTCGTCTATCCCTCCGAGGCCTATTTCCCAACCTGGCTCATCGACGAGGATCACGCGGTGACCCGGACCCTCGTCGAGGCCTATCGACACCTCACCGGGGAAGAGCCAGTGGTGGACAAGTGGACCTTCTCCACCAACGGCGTCGCCATCATGGGACGCTTCGGGATTCCCTGCGTTGGCTTCGGTCCCGGACACGAGGACCAAGCCCACGCCCCGAACGAGCGGACCTGGAAGAGCGAACTCGTGAAGGCCGCAGCCATGTACGCCCTGATTCCCACCCTGTACGTGGAACGTTGCAGCGGATAAAGATTGGACGACGGTCGAAGGGGGACGGTGTCGAGCCCGATTCCGGCGAAGAACGCCGTGTTTCGCGCCGATGTGCCGTATGAGGCATGTCTTATCTCCAGCGAAGAAAGGAAGGAAAAGAGCATGCAGACCTTGTTTCGGGGAAAACATTTCATTACCCTCCGCGAGTGGACCAGGGAGGAGATCGACACGATTCTGGACGTCTCCTGCGAGCTGAAGCGTTCCTTCGCCATGGGCGTTCCCACGCCGCTCCTTCCCTATCAGACGGTGTTCCTCATGTTCTTCGAACAGTCCACGAGAACCCGCAATTCCATGGAGGCGGGAATCACCCAACTGGGCGGGCATGCCCACTATCTCGACACGAGCACCATGCAGATCTCCCACGGGGAGACGCCCAAGGACACGGCGATCATCCTCTCCCGGTTCGGACACGCCATCGCCTGCCGGAACTGCTTCTGGAAGACAGGCAATGCCTACCTGCGCGAGATGGCCCAGTGGTCCCGGGTGCCCATCATCAACATGCAGGACGACCTGTATCACCCCCTCCAGGCCATCGCGGACCTCATGACCATGCGGGAAAAGCGGGGAAAGGATCTGCGCCGCCTCAAGGTCTCCATCATCTGGGCCTTCGCGACGAGCCACAAGAAGCCGATCTCCGTTCCTCTGAGCCAGGCGCTCCTCTTCCCTCGGTACGGCATGGACGTGACGCTGGCTCATCCCAAGGGGTGGGAGCTGCCCGACTGGGTCCTCGAGGAGGCCCGTAAGAACGCGGAACAGACCGGCGGCACTTTCCGGGTCATTCACGACCAGGACGAGGCCTATCGCGACGCGGACGTGGTGTTTCCCAAGAACTGGGGGAGCTGGGTGACGAACGAGAGCACCGACGTGGTCGATTCCGCCCTGGAGGCGAACCGTGCCTGGAAGTGCACCCGGGAGAAGATGCACCTCGCCTCTCCG
Above is a genomic segment from Aminiphilus circumscriptus DSM 16581 containing:
- a CDS encoding threonine synthase, which gives rise to MAERYMLRCVLCGASPKVEARVYTCPRCGLDGTLDVCYDMSALRGRVTGETFEASGRRDLWRYESLLPVAARTSIPPLQVGWTPLYASAKLAETYGVAEVHVKDEGRNPTASLKDRASAVGVAKALDFEQKAIACASTGNAASSLAGFSAVADLPCYIFVPERAPAAKVAQLLVYGATVVLVRGNYAVAFDLATWAIERFGWYNRNCAINPYLVEGKKTCGLEIAEQLAWRMPHRIFISVGDGCCISGLYKAFRDLVDLGLIDTLPRLVGVQAEGCAPVAEAFDAGAERVTFRSGDTLADSIAVGAPRNWAKALRAVRESRGDMVRVTDGEILSAMTELARTAGVFGEPAGVTAFAGFRKMALAGKIGRDERVVIVVTGNGLKDVDSARKAVPEPILVEPDPEDLLRKLGNIAR
- a CDS encoding PLP-dependent cysteine synthase family protein — protein: MAANERALVWGPTFEEMLHPEKMPAAVRKRAVEAAKTDPLDPVNLFNITWKDENCRPYSMVLPKELTGIDAPVVVLYSKDFPTGSHKVGATYSVTLEHQLEGKIAPGRDTLVYPSTGNYGIGGAWVGARMGYDALVILPELMSQERFDRIASYGARYIKTPGCESSVKEIFDKCHELRREPNTVILNQFEVMANYRWHYFVTGNTAAEVVRDLGAQGVGNGRCAAFVSSMGSAGTIAAGDRLKQLFPSCRIVGLEPTRCPTLYSNGYGDHDIQGIGDKHVTWIHNVLNMDLLVCVDDMECKKGLQLLTDPVGMAWLRENGISEENIRLMASIFGISGVCNVLGAIKAAKFYGFSKNDMLVTVCTDAIDRYHSVMRQLDERFGGMTREEAKLRHETLFLGQRTDWVQEGTRLNRERWFNLKYYTWVEQQGKTVAELDAQRSPAWWEAHQAKVADIDARLLTLRG
- a CDS encoding YgeY family selenium metabolism-linked hydrolase; this translates as MRVGAEEVRRLAEACLPDITRFLRDMVAIPSESGNEERVIQRIWQEMERVGFDQVEIDPMGNILGTVGSGRHLIAMDAHIDTVGVGNRELWTFDPYEGYEDEQCIGGRGASDQKGGMASMVYGAKIIKELGLEGDYSLLVTGTVQEEDCDGLCWQYIVQEDGIRPEFVVSTEPTSCKIHRGQRGRMEIRVSVSGLSCHGSAPERGDNAIYKMAPILLELRALHENLRDHEFLGKGSLTVSEIFFSSPSRCAVADGCSISIDRRLTGGETAESALREIRNLPAVKAAGATVSMYDYAAPSYRGLVYPSEAYFPTWLIDEDHAVTRTLVEAYRHLTGEEPVVDKWTFSTNGVAIMGRFGIPCVGFGPGHEDQAHAPNERTWKSELVKAAAMYALIPTLYVERCSG
- a CDS encoding ornithine carbamoyltransferase; the encoded protein is MQTLFRGKHFITLREWTREEIDTILDVSCELKRSFAMGVPTPLLPYQTVFLMFFEQSTRTRNSMEAGITQLGGHAHYLDTSTMQISHGETPKDTAIILSRFGHAIACRNCFWKTGNAYLREMAQWSRVPIINMQDDLYHPLQAIADLMTMREKRGKDLRRLKVSIIWAFATSHKKPISVPLSQALLFPRYGMDVTLAHPKGWELPDWVLEEARKNAEQTGGTFRVIHDQDEAYRDADVVFPKNWGSWVTNESTDVVDSALEANRAWKCTREKMHLASPECLYMHALPADRGNEVEDAVIDGPNSVVFDEAENRLHTAKAVMALTMGGRG
- a CDS encoding DctP family TRAP transporter solute-binding subunit; the protein is MVFVRRTTLRVLLLCVVLLCRDASAREIRLAHLNPQRPFEVATAAMAQVFKSMVEAGSGGSLQVALLPEGEPGNERECMEQVRAGVLQSYIASAGGMAPFYPLVGVLDIPFAIRDFSVAWRVYDGPFGELLRQDILEKSGFRVLGFGEAGGFFQISNNKRPILSPEDMEGLRMRVMAVPSQENFMRAFGAVPVVMPWSEVRTALETGVVDGQHNPVPILLAGGLQTVQRYLTLSNHLYSVYFWVMNDDFYRSLTPEERRVVDEAARVAIVAGRGLNRILEASGKERALLEEAGMRIDVLSPEATEAFRRIGRASALAFLAESSGEEGRRMAERYLDAIRAAEKEVE